CAAACCAACCCATTTATTCACAGATCAAGCTTGTAGACaccttcatcatcttcatctcatCGTCATGAACCCATCCATACCTTTCGTTGGATGTGAAACCCTCGATTTTCCGAGAACCCAGATTCGAGGTActattcatgcacacgtaaatgtgAAGTTTTCAGAAGATTTTAAGCCTCTAGGAAGCTTTAGAACGCCTTCAcaaagctcggagaagaaaaacgagGTGTTTTAGATGTCGGGAAGTCGAGTTTGGCGAGTTTGAAATTTGGCCAAAACTATCGTGCTTTCTCCAGCGAGATTCTGTGATTTTTAGAGCTTGAAATTGGTAAGATTGTGTTCTATtcatcctaagcttcaatttggttcaagtttcatggaatttggttgagaattggatgagatatgaaggttttagcattttccagttttccggcgATGGCAACGACCAACGAGATTCAccggagaagaaagaagaatattccatcaaagttgacagaatattcttaACGGAGGGTAACGATGTCAGGTAATTTGGACAGAATATTCCTttattttaacggaatattcctgacggcagTTAGGGATTCCGTTAGGCTTCCCTGCGCGTGGCCACGCGTGTTGCCGTGCACTTGTCGGCGCATGGGacgtcgaaatttttttctaaaaatatggggatgttcatgaggttgtgtagatcatcgttggtatatttaaacaactccatttgagcaatgtatgagaagttattagctagtattggttatgtgctttaaattaacgtttttatagttgtttcgcatataggggagacttatcccgaaGACTAGCGCAGTCAAGgacgactcgggggctacgaccctttgacataccagtgagtgggcttttggttttcagtatatacttatatacttgatattttccaaaaaaatgcgtttaaatgaaagtatgctttgaaataccatgcatataaatttatattcagcatatgaattagtatatgatgcataatatataattgtggtgttgtggacactcaggtaagcctaggtgagtttatgaattgtgaatgtgaataacggttgtgattaattgagaagcatagagctcataaacctgcaccccgggtgattgtgatttagtcaGAGATATGGTACAAGTCTGCTTATAATATCACTtcccgcaccctatgctcacattggatggaatttaggtgcacagtcttgtcgtacagaccatcataggtggttccaactcgtaggtgactagcgatttattgcACAGTTATCTTGAGAacgtagcattgagcataactatattacacctagtcttgtcgtacagacctttatagtagttccgactcgtgtgcagtgtagtgccgtataggtcacttatAGTGACTTTGGCTAAATTgattaatgagctatgaattcaaccatacagacttctgcaggggttccggctaatatgttattttccattaatttattttcacctgagttacttattttgttttatattttggcatggcatacttatgattttggatatgtgaagcatgatttgatatatatataatttatattccatttctggaaaaattatacatgttttacggtgatgggttagagcatttgataaatgaaatgattttgaaaagctttgtttttgcccactcacactttctgttttgcaccctttcgggttttaggtagacttgctgttggtggcattTGTGGATCTTGGTGGTTCTGACAAAGTATAATATTCGTAGGACTTCTTATGGTACCGTATAACtaatacttgtcctactggactgcacctagacttctatgctctgattaggtgtatttactcttgtatctcatTCCTAGCACTTTCTGCTTATTAGTGCACAATAATTAGCTTTCGGTtcttatttattcgtatatttcatatccttattgcttccgcactgtgcatatggctacgtcaccttcacgtgacggccaacacgccttgattttaggtcggggtgtgtcagtttggtatcagagcctaggtttagtagtcttgtatatcttgtgaataatctaatcattatgATGTCTTCTGTtagaactatgccgcctcgtaaaGAGCCACATCACTCagctgagcctagtttccccgatattgctcagttaggggaagctatagctaATGACATTCAGTCTTCGCTCCGTCCTCCTCAAATGACACATTTTGAGACTGTGCATAATCTGAAGCTGAATCATTTCATGCGTAATGAAAGACTTGAAGGAGCGGAGAAGTGGTTTAATCATGTCGAAAAGACTTTCcttgtgatgcagagtcaggggaatctttctcctgataggtgggtcgagacgactacctggtttctaGGTTCAGAGCCTGCATCTTGGTGAAGACAGGAGTCCTATCAGATGCCATCAGAGGTAGCAGCCGATTAAGAAGTGTTTAAACAGTTGTTTCAGAAAATATTCATTCCCCTGAGTATATTAATCGCAAGAAATAAGAATCTACGCAtctaaaacaaggaaaaatgaTGGCGAATGAATATTACACGAGATTTACTAATTTTTCTCGATATGATCCGGAGGTTATTGGTAATCCGGTCGAGATGCTCTGTCGTTTCAGGTtaggtactaagaagaaatggcgttctataGTGACATCGACTCCCTGTGCCatttaccaggagttttatgaggttttactACAGATTGAGGACTCAAAGAATATGCCCAATgagagtgaagatgaagaagaaaagaacagGAACCAGAGgcgagatgataaaggtaaaggtcaatCATCTTAAGGACCTCGTAAGACCCAGAGTTTTAAGAGAAGTGGTGTtagttccagctcttctagtgGAGGCTTAAGCTCTAACATGCAGATGAGAGGTGTTGATTTTCTAGAGGCCCGAGATTTCAGAGGTGGAGGGACTTTGGTGGTTCAGGTGCTCTTTTATACAGCATGagtaataataggcattttggaAAGTGTTGGAGAGGCAGCAATGCATGCTATACTTGTGGGCAGATAGGGCATAGGGCTGCACATTACCCTCAGAATCAGCATAGGCCCCAATAGCCTTCCTTACCACCACATGCGACTGCCCATCAAGTTTCAGGACCTAGTGGTTATGCCCAGACTGGTCGTGGTGATGCTTATCATTATCAGGGCGACACCGCTCCTTATACTTCAGGGCAGTATCAGTACTCGCAGGACCCTCATTATCAGAGTGGTTACCCTCAGTATCAGGGAGGTTCTATGCCATATCAGCCCATTCAGCAGGTGGATCCCAATGGTACCGAAGGGGGGTAACCACAACAGGTAGAGATTGCTGCTAGGAGTGCAGGATCTTGGAGGCAGTCTGGTCAGCCAAGACAAGGACGTGGTATTCATGCtaacagaggtcgtggtggatgACAGCAAAATCAAGGACGTATCCATAACATgacactgcaagatgctcaaaacaatcctgatttaatcatgggtacgttaaatattcttagtcattttgctagagtattgattgattgtggtgctacgcatttTGTTGTTTCTCATACATTTTCTCAGGTgacgcaacctcatcctacaccattaggatatgatttagagttttctatgcctagaggggagagatgttatgttgatcaggtatatccaggatgtccaatGATAGTGGAGGATATCGTTCTACCGGCTAACCTTATTCCGTTAgacattgttgattttgatgtgattttgggcactgattggttacactacaatcgtgccaagatagattgctaTGGAAAGATAGTTACTtttcatcgtcctggattacctaAAGTTACATTTGTAGAAGAGCCTAgcggggtgaggcatggtgttatttttgccatgaaagccaaaagattgttgtcgaaaggttgtcaaggatatttggctcacgtggtgttgaatgataatGCTGCTAGTAGTGTGGAAGATGTAAGTGTGATTAGGCATTTTCCGAATGTGTTCCCTGATGATTTGCCTGGATTACCACCagatagagatgtggagttcGCTATTGATCTGCTTCCAAATACGAaacctatatctttgactccatatAGAATAGCTTCTGCTGAATTAAGAGAATTGAAAGTTCAATTGCAAgaattagtggataaaggttttattaaacctagtacttcaccctggggagctctagttttatttgtgaggaagaatgACAGAACTTTGAGGCTATGCATTGATTACCGGTAATTGAATCAGGTAAcaattaagaaccgttatccattgccacatatatatgatttttttgaTCAACTCCGAGGTACctgtgtgttctctaagattgactagaggtctggttactaccagttgaagattaaaagtgAAGATGTCCTGAAAATAGCATTTagaactcgatatggtcattatgagtttcttgtgatgccattcgagTTAACTAATACACCAGCAGCTTTCatgaatttaatgaattaagtattccagccatatttggacaggtttgtCATTGTCTTCATTGATGACATTCTGGTATACCTTAAGTCTAGAGCAGAGCATGCTGGCCATCTTAAATTGGTGTTGAaaagtttgagggaacaccaatTATATGCTAAGTTCAACAAATGCCAATTCTGGttagatcaagtggcatttttaggACATATTATATCAGATCAAGGCATTCGAGTGGATTCTCAAAAAgtggcagctgtggagaattgggagcaacctcgaaccgtcactgaggtacggagttttcttggcctaacaggttattatagacggtttgttaaggatttttcagttatTGCTTTACCATTGACGAggttaaccaggaaggatgttaagtttgagtgggatgataattgtgagcaaagttttcagtaattaaagtattatctcactcatgcacctattTTGGCGCTCccagatgatagtggtaattttgaggtctacaatgatgcttctttgaatggtctgggttgtgtattgatgcaacatggtagggtgattgcttatgcttcaagacagttgaaaccttatgaaaagaattaccctactcataATCTGGAGTTAACGGCTATCatttttgctttgaagatttggagacatgaTCTTTATAATGAGAAATGTaaaatcttcacagatcataagagtcttcagtatctttttactcagagGGATCTAAATCTTTGGCAACGGAGGTAGATTGAGTTACTTAGCGATTATGATTGCATGATTGAATATCACCCTGGTTGTGCAAATATAATGGCGGATacacttagtaggaagactccagctagacttaatgccatatatgattgtcatgttcctctccTTGCAGAATTAAGGTCCACTGGAGTGGaattaggagtggaagatcaagaggaagccttacttgcaaattttcaagttacgccaattttaattgatcgcgTGCTTGAAGCTCAAATGATTGATGAAGAGACCCgagaaataattcaagcaagaaaTCGAGGCAAGAAGAAAGATTTCAGAATTCAAgaaactgatggcatgcttatgcaagagaacatAATGTATATGTCgaataatgcagagttaaagaaagaaatccttgatgaagcgCATATTTCAGCATATGCTATGCATCCAGGAGgtaccaagatgtatcataccattcgaccattttattattggccgggtatgaaaagagaaattgctaagtacgtgagtaggtgtgccatttgccaacaggttaaagctgaaaggaagaagccATTCAGGttgatgcaaccacttcccgttccacagtggaaatgggaaaatattactatggatttcgtgtacaagcttcctcgtacacaaaatggttatgacggcatttgggtgatagttgatcggcttactaagtcaacacactttattccagtgagggaaaaatactcattaagccgattagctaagttattcatatcaaagattgtgaagtaccatggtgttccagttgatattatctcggatcgggaTCCTAGATTCACTTCTAAGTTCTGGATAGCGTTCCAGGAAGCTTTTGGTAcaagattactttatagtatggcatatcatcctcaaacagatAGACAACCTTAGAGAACCATTTAGACGTTAGAGGATATGCTGAGTTCTTCAGTGCTGCAGTTTGGCGatggttggcatgattgtttggatttgatggaccTATAACAACAGTTACCATTCGAGTATTGATATGGCACAATTTGAGGCACTCTATAGCAAGTTGTGTTGAATGCCATTATGCTAGTCAGAagttggcgaaagagttttgGTGGGTCCAGAAATTATGGATGaaactactcagaatattcaagtaattaagtctaacctgaaagtggcccaagatcgacaaaagagcttagcagacaagcatgccactgaccggatgtataatgtaggtgattgggtatttttgaaactatcaccatggaaaggtgttgtgcggtttggaaagaaaagcaagttgagtcctaggtacattggatcGTATATGATCACCAAGCGAGTCAGTGAGGTTGCTTATAGACTTAAGTTACCTCCAGAGTTATCAAGAGTGCatgatgtgtttcatgtttcgatgcttcgacattatgttgcagatccttcacatgtgattcctcctcaaccattggaaattaattcGGATTTGACTTACGACGAGGAGCCAAtgactattttggattggaaagataaggagTTGAGGAATAAGACAGTGCATCTGGTGAAAGTTCTatggagaaatcactcaatggAATAGGCTACTTAGGAGACAgaggatcggatgagagagatgtatctaAGCTTGTTTTATGACTATTAGTGGATGTATTTGTTGTGTataatttcgaggatgaaattttataagTTGGGTAGATTGTCACAGTCCTTCcccaaatatttattttcgacGGCGTGAAATTACTTATATACCTTTGAACGTTTTGTGTGGTGGTGTGGTAGGTTATTTTTTGGACCAATTAGTGCTAAGTCCTATTAATTTGGAAACAATTAGGACTTAGATGgtatttttctttggttttggttggttACCCccgtggaccacacacacacactctctctttcCTCCCTCTCGGATTTTCTTCATTATCCGTACAATCGTACGGACGATCTTCAAAACAACCTATTTATTCACAGATCGAGCTTGTAGAcaccatcatcatcttcatcttatCATCACGAACCCATCCATACCTTTCTTTGGACGTGAAACCCTCGATTTACCGAGAACCCAAATtcgaggtactgttcatgcacacgtaaatgtgAAGTTTTCAGAAGATTTTAAGCCTCTAGGAAGCTTTAGAACGCCGTCAcaaagctcggagaagaaaaacgagGTGTTTTGGATGTCGGGAAGTCGAGTTTGGCGAGTTTGAAATTTGGCCAAAACTATCGTGCTTTCTCCAGCGAGATTCTGTGATTCTTGGAGCTTGAAATTGGTAAGATTGTGTTCTATtcatcctaagcttcaatttggttcaaGTTTCATGGAATATGGTTGAGAATTGGATGAGATATGAAGGTTTTTAGCATTTTCCAGTTTTTCGGCAATGGCGACGACTGGCAAGATTCAccggagaagaaagaagaatattccgtcaaagttgacggaatattcttaaCGGAGGGTAACAACATCAGGTAATTTGGACGGAATATTCCTTTATTTTAACATAATATTCCTGACGGCAGTTAGGGATTCTGTTAGGCTTCCCTACATGTGGCCGTGCGTGTTGCCGTGCACTTGGCGGTGCGTAGGACGTTGGAaaagttttctaaaaatatggggatgttcgtgaggttgtgtagatcatcgttggtatatttaaacaccccatttgagcaatgtatgagaagttattaactagtattagttatgtgctttaaattaacgtttttatagttgtttcgcatttAAGGgaaacttatcccgaggacgagcgcagtcaagcacGACCCGGGGGcaacgacccttcgacataccaatgaatgggcttttggttttcagtaaatacttatatacttgatattttcccaaaaaatgcgtttaaatgaaagtatgctttgaaataccatgcatataaatttatattcagcatatgaattagtatatgatgcataatatatcattgtggtgttgtggacgctcaggtaagcccaagtgagtttatgaattgtgaatgtgaataacaGTTAGGATTAATTGAGAAGCATAGAACTCATAAACGTGCACCTtgagtgattgtgatttagttaGAGATatggtacatgcctgtttataatgtcacctcccgcgccctatgctcacattggatccaatttaggtgcacattCTTGTCGTATAAACtatcataggtggttccgactcgtaggtgactagcgatttatcgcacaactATCTTGAGAGCATaacattgagcataactatattacacctagtcttgtcgtacagacccttacagtggttccaactcgtgtgcagtgtagtgtcgtataggtcatttgTAGTGACTCTGGCTAGATTGATTAATAAGCTATGAATTTAACCATACAGACTTatgcaggggttccggctaatatgttattttccatgaatttattttcacctgagttactgattctgttttatattttggcatggcatacttatgattttggatatgtgaagcatgattatatatatttatatttatattccatttctgggaaaattatacatgttttacggcaaggagttagagcatttgataaatgaaataattttgaaaagctttgtttttgcccactcacactttttgttttgcgtccctccaggttttaggtagacttgctgttggtggcattTGTGGATCTTGGCGATTCTGACAAAGTATAATATTCATAGGACTTATTctagtactgtataactagtacttgttctactggactgcacctagacttctatgctctgattaggtgtatttacacttgtatctcatTCCTAGCACTTTTTgcttattagtgcacattaATTACCTTTCGGTtcttatttattcgtatatttcataTCCTTATTGCTTCCGCAATGTGCACATGACTACGTCGCCCTCACGTGACAGCCAGGACGCCTTgattttaggtcggggtgtgtcatttattttatattatttcattcaattaaacgttttgaaatgtttatgcaaatttggaaaagaaaaattttAGTGTCATGATTTCAATGCatattaataacaaaaattacatgATATTAGAGTTTTGATTCCTTATATAGTTGTTTTTACATTTATGTAAAAATTAGTATTTTTCACAAATAtacaaatgttattttattcaaaattaccaatattttacatatataaaataacaatataagttCCAGGTAAAATAATAcatgtaaaataatttacctacaaaataaataaataaatattgtttgattcaaaatttaattaagttatttgcatacacatatatataataatatcaaaacgtgtcacatcccggcctgggccaccaccacatcccaagctcaactccaccatagcacgatattgtccactttgggctcccatcacgccctcacggttttgtttctaggaactcacacgagaacttcccagtgggtcaaccatcctgggattgctctcgcgcgaactctcttatcttcggagttccgatggaacctgaagccaatgagctcccaaaaagcctcatgctaggtagagatgagaatatacatataaggcttagaggatccactccttgggcgatgtggaatgttacaatccaccccccttaggggcccgatgtcctcttcggcacacatccggccagggatcggctctaataccaaattatcacatactggcccaggcccccaccacatcttgagctcgactctaccgtagcacgatattgtctgctttgggcccccaccacaccctcacggttttgtttctgggaactcaaacaagaacttcccagtgggtcaccaatcttgagattgctctcgcgcgaactcgcttaactttggagttccgatggaacccgaagccagtgagctcccaaaaagcctcgtgctaggtagagatgggaatttacatataaggcttagaggatccactcccctgggcgatgtgggatgttacaaaacATACCTaacatatgtaataatacatgtaaaataatttacctacagaATAAAGAATGTTGATTGATTGCAAACAACACATTATAATAACAAATGTGCCtagtatatgtaataatacatgcaaaataatttacctacaatgattgtcaaacaaatataaaaaatggaACAGATGATGGTAAGACAAGTATAAAGTAGAAACTTTTGTAATTTACCTACAGAATAAATGAATGTTGATTGATTGCAAACAacacataataataacaaatgtGCCTAGTATATGTgataatacatgcaaaattatttacctacaaaataaaaggatgtttttagccaattgattcaaagttaattaattacctatattctactttaaaatactaaaaatatgactttagcccCTGTCAATTTTCGTTACATAAAACCCAACATAATTCTTTTACTTGATTAAAACCCATTGACTAGgctccacaaaaaaaaaaaaaaaaaaatcattaactaTGTTTGACTTCACCATTGTACATTAGCATTAATATTCATACTGTGATTCGATCACAATATATATGATGTAATTTAACAAATATGTGGGGAATCAATAAATGTGCCTAATAGTTGTGCTAATATATGGAGAATAATTTACTTACAACATAAAGAAATGTTATTTGCCTCAAagttattttacatataaatataggtaaatt
This region of Malus domestica chromosome 07, GDT2T_hap1 genomic DNA includes:
- the LOC139197781 gene encoding uncharacterized protein, yielding MPPRKEPHHSAEPSFPDIAQLGEAIANDIQSSLRPPQMTHFETVHNLKLNHFMRNERLEGAEKWFNHVEKTFLVMQSQGNLSPDRLGTKKKWRSIVTSTPCAIYQEFYEVLLQIEDSKNMPNESEDEEEKNRNQRRDDKGPSGYAQTGRGDAYHYQGDTAPYTSGQYQYSQDPHYQSGYPQYQGGSMPYQPIQQVTQPHPTPLGYDLEFSMPRGERCYVDQVYPGCPMIVEDIVLPANLIPLDIVDFDVILGTDWLHYNRAKIDCYGKIVTFHRPGLPKVTFVEEPSGVRHGVIFAMKAKRLLSKGCQGYLAHVVLNDNAASSVEDVSVIRHFPNVFPDDLPGLPPDRDVEFAIDLLPNTKPISLTPYRIASAELRELKVQLQELVDKGFIKPSTSPWGALVLFVRKNDRTLRLCIDYRFVIVFIDDILVYLKSRAEHAGHLKLVLKSLREHQLYAKFNKCQFWLDQVAFLGHIISDQGIRVDSQKVAAVENWEQPRTVTEVRSFLGLTGYYRRFVKDFSVIALPLTRLTRKDVKFEWDDNCEQSFQ